Part of the Alphaproteobacteria bacterium genome, CGACGCTCCACACGATCGGATAGACCCGGGCGTAGGCGAATATGGCGAGAACCGGCGCCAAGGCGACATAGCAAAAGAGGATGGTGCGCCAGTTACCGCCGCGCGACAGGCGCCACACCCTCCTTCGCTTACCCTCGATGGCGTAGGCGGTCATGTTCGGACTCTCGGCCGACCCCTCTCGACCTGACTTATGTCAGGTTCCGGCGAGCGCGCTTACGTCGTTCCGTAGAGGTTGGCGTCCTTCAGAAGGTTGTCTGCCTCGACCGCCATCTCGTGGATCGTATCCGCGACCTTGGTCGGATTGCCGTTCAGGCTTGGATCGACGTAAGCCTTGACGAGCCGGTCCGCCATCTTGGTCTGAATCTCGTCCCACGGGCCGAGGATGGGTTCCACGTAATAATCCATGTCCTTGGGCGGCGAGACGAAAACGCCGAACTGCGGGACCTTGTCGAGGAGCGGCTTCCAGTCGACATCCTGCCGTTCGGAAACCCACCCCGTCATCGTGGTCAGGCGCAGTGAATTCTCTTGATTGGTCACATATTGGACGAACTCCCACGCCGCGTCCTTGTTGTTGCTCTTGCCGTTGACATAGATCGGCCAGGGCTGGAGCAACATCCGGTTCGGGCTCGAGGAGGTCCATTTCGGAATCGGCGCCGTAGCGTAATCGAGCGACGGATTCTTCTGCTGCACCTCGCCGATCACCCATGCTTCCCGGAACAGCATGGCGGTGGCGCCGGAGGCGAAGGCGTCCGCATCGTGCTGTACCTTCGGGTCGTCGATCTTATATTTTTGCACCGCATCGACGTAGAACTGGAGGGCACCACGGCCCTTGTCGTTATCGAAATTGTTGTGGTACTTGCCGCTCGCGGTTCTCTCGACGACGGACCCGCCGGCCCCTTCCAGCATATAGCGGAATTTCTCGGTGACGCCGCTGCCTTGGCCCGAGAGGCGCAGGCTGATGCCGCTGCGGGTCATTTTGCCCGAGGAATCCGTCTTGACGAGCTTTTGCGCCGCGGCGACGAGTTCCTCGAAGGTCGCCGGCGGATTGGCGATGCCGGCGTCCTTGAACATCGCCTTGTTGTAGAACATCGACGCCTTGCTGCCTTCCCAGATCGGCAGACCGTATGTCTTGCCGTTCACGGTGCAGAACTCGACCACGAACTTGTTCCACGCCCCGCTCTTGAGATACTTGTCGATGGCGGGCGGATTCGGTTCGATCAGGTTATTGTCGATGAAATTGTAGCTGATGTTGGTGCCGATATCGAAGATGTCGGGACCGGTACCGGTCGGCACGGAGGCCGATAATTTCTGCTCCGTTTCGCGCAGCGACGTTGTGAAAAACGTGAATTTGACGTTGGGATGCGTTTTGGCATAGTCCGCGGCGACCGCCTGGTAGAATGGCTGCACCTCCGGAAACCCGGTCCAAATGTCGAGCGTGACATCCGACGCGGCCTTAGCCCTACGTCCGTAACCGAGACCCCCGACGCCGACCAATCCCGCACTCGCGGCCATCTTGAGAACGGTGCGACGATTAAGCTTTTGACTGCTGGACTTTCCGATACCCATAGCCTCGTCCTCCCCGATTGAATGTGTGTTCTTGGATCGGTACCTCGTCACCTCGCCGGCTCCGCGAAGCGCCCCCGCGGCGGTTCTCCTTCCCTGCCACGTGAAAGTGGCCGCGCCGTTTACATTCGACTAATTTCCCGACGAGCCGCTTTGACCGCCCGGCGCCTCGACCGCATATTCAGTGCCTTCGGAACGGCGAATATCATCGGGCTTGCCATTCGGTATGTCAATCGACCCCCCGACCGACAGGCAGGCGAATTGCGCCCGACTTACGTTCCGACGATCAAGCCGCCATCCACGTAGATGGTGTGACCATTGATGTAGGACGCGGCGGCCGATGCAAGAAACACGGCGACGCCGCCGATCTCCTCGACCCGGCCCCAGCGCCCCAAGGGTGTGCGTTGCTTGACGAAAGCGTTGAAGGACTCATTCTCGAGAAGTGCCGTATTCATCTCGGTTGCGAAAAAGCCGGGGGCAATGGCATTGCAGGTAATGCCCTTGGGGCCCAGCTCGGCGGCAAGCGCCTTCGTGAGGGCAACCAGCCCGCCCTTGGAAGCGGCATAAGCTGAGATGGTGGGCCGTGCGATCGCCGGCCCGGCGACCGATGCGGTCAGGATGATGCGCCCGCTGCCGCGCTCCACCATCGACCGTGCCGCCTCACGCGCGAGCACGAAGCACGCCGTCAGGTTGGTGTCGATGATGCGGCGCCAATCCTCGGTTTCGAATTCCAAGAGCGGTCGCCGGTGCTGAATACCGGCATTGCCGACAAGGACATCGAGCCGGCCGTGGCGGGCGACGATATCGCCGATGGCCTTGGTCGCTGCCTTCTCGTCGGTAACGTCGAAGCACGCCGTATCGACCTCGTGCCCGGCCTGCCTCAGATCGGTCGCCACCTTGGCGAGATTTTCCGGTGTGCGCCCATTCACGATGACATGGCCACCGGCACGCGCCATCGCCGCCACCATGGCCTTGCCGAGGCCGCGTGTCCCGCCCGTCACGAGAATAACCTTTTCGCGGAGAGAGAAATTATCGTCATGCATAGCGCACCTCGGCTCGTTTCAAAATCGGACCGCGTGTCAAATCGACTTGAGGCCATCCATCGCCGCCCGAAAGGACGACGACAGCAAGATCACGTCCGTCGAATAGATGACGAAGCGAAAACCCTTTGCCATCCATCGGCGTGCCGCATCGACGGTCGTGACCAGGCAACCACCGGTCTTGCCGTGTGCCTTGCACGCGCCGATGACCCGATCGACCGCCGCGACGAATATTTCATGGTCATATTGACCGGGCACGCCGAGCGACACCGAGAGATCCATATGACCGACGAACGCCACGTCGACCCCCGGCGCCGAAGCGATCTCCTCAATGTGCTCGACCCCGCGCCCGGTCTCGATCTTCACCGCGATGAGCGTGCGCTCATCGGCAATTTTCATCGCCTCGGCGATATCGACGCCGGCGTAATCGTCATGGGCGATGCCGAACGCAACGCCGCGCACGCCGTTCGGCGGATAATGGCTGACGCGAACGATCGCCTCCGCCTGGGCGCGCGTCTCGACCACCGGGACCAGGAGGCCCATGGCGCCGCAATCGAGCGGGCGGACCAGGAGGTGATAATCGTGCCAGGGCACATTGACCATCGGCACGATACCGAGGCCGCGGCAAAGTGCTGTTTGTGCCTTGATTGTCGCGATGTCGAGGCACCCGGCTTCCTGGTCGTACATAATGAAGTCCGCACCGGCACCGGCGAAGATTTGCGGGAGCCCCGGGCTCGCGCATTCCATGATCATCGGCCCGAAAGCCGCTTCGCCGCGCATGAGCCGTTCGCGGACGGGATTGGTTCGCATGTCGGCCCTCCTCGCGGGTTTGTTGCATCGGACGGGTCGTCGCCTCGACAGGCGCTCTCATTTCAGGCGGATGCCAATGTGGCCGGTGGAAGCATGACTGATCACGGCGAAGCCTGTCGACTAATTTAGGAGGCAGTCGACGCAGCAGGCATCCAATAAGACCGCCATCGTCGTTACACCGCATAGGAGGTTTCGCGCATCCCCTATCGGGGGAGGTCGAAGAAAATCCTTGCTTTTTCTTCAGAGATATGTTCTTGATATGTTCCTTCGATTTCCCTCTCTTGTCGCACCTGCAAAAAGGCCCCAGATGAATGCCATCGGGGCCTTTGGAGCCGTCTCTCGCAAAACAGCCCGCTTTGCAGCGAGCCCAGCCACAAGGTAGCTATCATGAACTATGCACCTGAAGTCGCGACCCTTTTTGCGACGCTAAGTCAATCGGCCGGGCCGGATGTGGCCCAGGCGATCGAAACCCATGTCCAGAAGGCATCCGACCGCGAACTTTGCCGCATCAATCCGCTGGCATTCGCGACCAGTCATGGCCTCGATGCCGATCAGGTGATCGCGGCATTCCTTCATGCGGCGCATATCGGCATCTTCGAGCTTTCCTGGAACGTCTTTTGTCCGAGTTGCAGCGGGGTACTCGAGTCTACCGCTACCCTAAAGGCCATCAAGCGCGCTGAATATATGTGCGCCTTCTGCGATGCCAGCTACGAGCCGAAGCTCGATGAGGTCGTCGAAGTGACGTTCAGCGTCAGCCCGCGCGTGCGCCGGATTGCCGCTCATGATCCGCACTTGCTCCCCGTCTGGGAGTATTACCGGCAAATTTTCTGGAGTTCCGGCATCGATCTTCCCGACGACGCAAATTTCAGCAAGGTCATCGCCGAAGCCGTCCTGGATGCGGTCGAACTGCCGGCGGGCGGGAAGGCGATCCTGTCATTTCAACTGCCCGAGGCGCCGGTCATTTTGTGCGAACCGGTCGTGCACACAAGCCAATTCATCGCCGTCAAGGGGGATTTGGCCAAAGAGCGGCAGAATTTGAGCTACATCCTGACCAAGGAAATGGGACCCGTCGGTAAGGCGGAGCTTCATCCGGGCGCTGTCCGCATCGCAATCGAAAACCGGACCAACCAGCGCACGATTCCGACCGTGTGGATTGCCGGGGAGGCGCTGAACGCGCTCTTGTCGGCACGTCGGCCTTTCCTCACGGCGAAGCAACTTCTCACCAACCAGACTTTCCGCGACCTTTACCGGACCAACACCCTGGATGTCGATCAGCGGCTCAAGATCACGAGCCTCACCTTCCTTTTCACCGATTTGATGGACTCCACGGCACTCTACGATCGGGTCGGCGACCTCGCCGCATTCGATCTGGTGAACCAGCATTTCCGCGTCCTCAACGATATCGTCTCGAACGAGTCCGGAGCCGTCGTCAAAACGATCGGAGACGCGATGATGGCGACCTTCCCGACGCCCGACCGGGCCGTTACCGCGGCGTTGCGCATGCGCAACGAGATCCGCAAGCTCGATGAGGATTTATTGGTCAAGATCGGGATTCACGAGGGGCCCTGCCTTGCCGTCGTGCTCAACGAGCGCCAGGACTTCTTTGGGCAAACCGTCAATATCGCCTCGCGCGTCCAGGGGCTTGCCGATTCTCATGCCATTCTCGCCACCCAACCAGTGATCGAGAACGCCAAAGCGTCTCAGGTGCTCCGCACAAATGGGATCACCCCACTCGAGCAGAAGCGACCGCTGCGCGGCATCAGCGACCGGATACCGATCTACGAGATACCCTGATAGCCGCAACTTTTGGGACATGTGGCCTCCCTGCCGGCGCGGCACCGGCGGAGACCCTTAGGCGGGATTTTCTTGACCTGCTCGGCATCGATGCGCTCCATTACCGCGCAAGACAACGGGCCGTCGGCTCGCCTTTTTCAAGTTCTCATCCGGCGGAATCGGCGTCGGGCCAAGGAGAGGTGATCATGACTACGAACCACGAACTTTTGGAGCGGCGCAATAATGCGGTTCCGCGGGGTGTCGCAACGGCGACAGGCGTGTTCGCGGCGCGCGCGGAGAATGCCGAGGTTTGGGACGTCGAGGGTAAGCGCTACATCGACTTCGCAGGCGGCATTGCCGTGCTCAATACCGGGCACCGTCACCCGAAGGTCATGAACGCCATTCAAAAGCAGCTTGAGCGCTTCACGCACCCATGCTTTCAGGTCACCCCTTACGAGCCCTATATCGCGCTCGCGGAAAAATTGAACCGCTTGGCGCCCTGCAAAGGCCCGAACAAGACGATCTTCCTGACAACGGGTGCGGAGGCCATCGAGAACGCGATCAAGATC contains:
- a CDS encoding DUF5939 domain-containing protein; this translates as MNYAPEVATLFATLSQSAGPDVAQAIETHVQKASDRELCRINPLAFATSHGLDADQVIAAFLHAAHIGIFELSWNVFCPSCSGVLESTATLKAIKRAEYMCAFCDASYEPKLDEVVEVTFSVSPRVRRIAAHDPHLLPVWEYYRQIFWSSGIDLPDDANFSKVIAEAVLDAVELPAGGKAILSFQLPEAPVILCEPVVHTSQFIAVKGDLAKERQNLSYILTKEMGPVGKAELHPGAVRIAIENRTNQRTIPTVWIAGEALNALLSARRPFLTAKQLLTNQTFRDLYRTNTLDVDQRLKITSLTFLFTDLMDSTALYDRVGDLAAFDLVNQHFRVLNDIVSNESGAVVKTIGDAMMATFPTPDRAVTAALRMRNEIRKLDEDLLVKIGIHEGPCLAVVLNERQDFFGQTVNIASRVQGLADSHAILATQPVIENAKASQVLRTNGITPLEQKRPLRGISDRIPIYEIP
- a CDS encoding SDR family oxidoreductase is translated as MHDDNFSLREKVILVTGGTRGLGKAMVAAMARAGGHVIVNGRTPENLAKVATDLRQAGHEVDTACFDVTDEKAATKAIGDIVARHGRLDVLVGNAGIQHRRPLLEFETEDWRRIIDTNLTACFVLAREAARSMVERGSGRIILTASVAGPAIARPTISAYAASKGGLVALTKALAAELGPKGITCNAIAPGFFATEMNTALLENESFNAFVKQRTPLGRWGRVEEIGGVAVFLASAAASYINGHTIYVDGGLIVGT
- a CDS encoding aldolase/citrate lyase family protein — protein: MRTNPVRERLMRGEAAFGPMIMECASPGLPQIFAGAGADFIMYDQEAGCLDIATIKAQTALCRGLGIVPMVNVPWHDYHLLVRPLDCGAMGLLVPVVETRAQAEAIVRVSHYPPNGVRGVAFGIAHDDYAGVDIAEAMKIADERTLIAVKIETGRGVEHIEEIASAPGVDVAFVGHMDLSVSLGVPGQYDHEIFVAAVDRVIGACKAHGKTGGCLVTTVDAARRWMAKGFRFVIYSTDVILLSSSFRAAMDGLKSI
- a CDS encoding extracellular solute-binding protein; its protein translation is MGIGKSSSQKLNRRTVLKMAASAGLVGVGGLGYGRRAKAASDVTLDIWTGFPEVQPFYQAVAADYAKTHPNVKFTFFTTSLRETEQKLSASVPTGTGPDIFDIGTNISYNFIDNNLIEPNPPAIDKYLKSGAWNKFVVEFCTVNGKTYGLPIWEGSKASMFYNKAMFKDAGIANPPATFEELVAAAQKLVKTDSSGKMTRSGISLRLSGQGSGVTEKFRYMLEGAGGSVVERTASGKYHNNFDNDKGRGALQFYVDAVQKYKIDDPKVQHDADAFASGATAMLFREAWVIGEVQQKNPSLDYATAPIPKWTSSSPNRMLLQPWPIYVNGKSNNKDAAWEFVQYVTNQENSLRLTTMTGWVSERQDVDWKPLLDKVPQFGVFVSPPKDMDYYVEPILGPWDEIQTKMADRLVKAYVDPSLNGNPTKVADTIHEMAVEADNLLKDANLYGTT